Proteins encoded by one window of Bradyrhizobium sp. B097:
- a CDS encoding ABC transporter substrate-binding protein: MLRKLCIIAAAAALAAAPLPSLAQGKKDSVVMGMTLEPPGLDPTNAAAAAIAEVTLYNVYETLTKINEDGSVSPLLAESWQASPDLKTYTFKLRKGVKFHNGEPFDSAAVKFTFDRAAAPTSTNKDRSLYQAFASVTAPDPETIVVALKYAEPNLPFLLGQASGSIVEPKSAPTDVTQPVGTGPYTLGSWAKGSSITLVKWPEYRNAAAIKLSKVTIRFIGDPAAQVAALLSGDVDAFPRVAAARSLAQFKADPRFNVLIGGSRTKTIVGINERKKPLDDVRVRRAILAAIDRKAMIDGAVDGFGTPIGSFYTPGSLGYVDTTGINPYDPELAKKLLAEAGVKTPLELSLKLPPPSYARQGGEVLAAQLAKVGIVAKIENVEWAQWLSQVFTGPHNYDLTIVAHVEPFDLVKLTEPDYYLGYKSEAFNALYQQIMATPDEAGRAKLLGDAQRMLATDAVAGFLFQPQLITIASKKLKGVWKNVPQFENDFSTWAWE; this comes from the coding sequence ATGTTGAGGAAATTGTGCATCATTGCGGCCGCTGCCGCGCTCGCCGCAGCGCCGCTGCCGAGCCTCGCGCAGGGCAAGAAGGACAGCGTCGTGATGGGCATGACGCTGGAGCCGCCGGGACTCGATCCCACCAACGCGGCGGCCGCGGCGATCGCCGAAGTGACTCTCTACAACGTCTATGAGACGCTGACCAAGATCAACGAGGACGGCTCGGTGTCGCCGCTGCTCGCCGAGAGCTGGCAGGCCTCGCCGGATCTCAAGACCTACACCTTCAAGCTCCGCAAGGGCGTCAAATTCCACAACGGTGAGCCGTTCGATTCCGCGGCGGTCAAGTTCACGTTCGACCGCGCCGCGGCGCCGACCTCGACCAACAAGGACAGGAGCCTGTACCAGGCCTTCGCGTCGGTGACGGCGCCCGACCCGGAGACGATCGTCGTCGCGCTGAAGTACGCCGAGCCGAACCTGCCGTTCCTGCTCGGTCAGGCGTCCGGCTCGATCGTCGAGCCGAAGAGCGCGCCGACCGACGTGACGCAGCCGGTCGGCACCGGGCCCTATACACTCGGCAGCTGGGCCAAGGGCTCGTCGATCACGCTGGTGAAATGGCCGGAGTATCGCAACGCTGCCGCGATCAAGCTTTCCAAGGTGACGATCCGCTTCATCGGCGATCCCGCCGCGCAGGTCGCGGCGCTGCTGTCGGGCGACGTCGACGCGTTTCCGCGGGTTGCGGCGGCGCGTAGCCTGGCACAGTTCAAGGCCGATCCGCGCTTCAACGTGTTGATCGGCGGCTCGCGAACAAAAACCATCGTCGGCATCAACGAGCGCAAGAAGCCGCTTGATGACGTCCGGGTTCGCCGTGCCATCCTGGCGGCGATCGACCGCAAGGCGATGATCGACGGCGCGGTCGACGGCTTCGGCACGCCGATCGGCAGCTTCTACACGCCGGGATCGCTCGGCTATGTCGATACCACCGGCATCAACCCCTACGATCCTGAACTCGCCAAGAAGCTGCTGGCCGAGGCCGGCGTCAAGACGCCGCTCGAGCTAAGCCTCAAGCTGCCGCCGCCATCCTACGCGCGGCAGGGCGGCGAGGTGCTCGCGGCGCAGCTCGCCAAGGTCGGCATCGTTGCCAAGATCGAGAACGTGGAATGGGCGCAATGGCTGTCGCAGGTCTTCACCGGCCCGCACAATTACGATCTCACCATCGTCGCGCATGTCGAGCCGTTCGACCTCGTGAAGCTGACCGAGCCGGATTACTATCTCGGCTACAAGTCCGAGGCGTTCAACGCGCTCTATCAGCAGATCATGGCGACGCCTGACGAAGCCGGTCGCGCCAAGCTGCTCGGCGACGCGCAGCGGATGCTGGCAACCGATGCGGTCGCCGGCTTTTTGTTCCAGCCGCAATTGATCACGATCGCCAGCAAGAAGCTGAAGGGCGTATGGAAGAACGTGCCGCAGTTCGAGAATGATTTCTCGACCTGGGCTTGGGAGTAA